The DNA region CTGGCCCCAGCACAAAATCATGTTCCCGCCTGAGGACCTTGCAGAAGGCGCGCAGGTTGTCTGGCAGGCTCTGCGCCGGGTGAAATCCTCTAGCGTCCCCCTCGCTAGCGCCGGACGCTGACGTTGCCATACCCAAAGTCACTTTCTGGGGCAGGCTGACGCTCCCCGATGGCCTGGTTCCAGATCGGCTCCAACTCGCTGATCTTGCCCTCAAGCAGCGTCCAGTCCTCACGCGCCTTGAAGATGCAGCCGCGCGTGCGCCGGACCGTCCGGGCGTCAAGCTGTCCAGCGTGCAAGCTCATCAGCGCCAGCGCCCAGTCGAGCGTCTCGGCCACGCCCGGCACCTTGTGGAAAGGCAGCGCGCGCAGCGCCGCCATCACGTCCACGATCTGCCCAGCCAGTCGTTCCGAGATGCCCGGCAGACGGGCGTTCAGGATCTGAAGTTCCTGTTCGCGCGCCGGGTAGTCCTGCCACAGATACAAACAGCGCCGCCGCAGGGCGTCCGAGAGTTCGCGGCTGCGGTTGCTGGTGAGGATCACGTGGGGCCGGTGCCGCGCCCGGATGGTGCCGAGTTCGGGAACGGTGATCTGGAACTCGGCCAGCAGTTCCAGCAAGAACGCCTCGAAGGCCTCGTCGGCGCGGTCGACCTCG from Deinococcus sp. AJ005 includes:
- a CDS encoding MoxR family ATPase; this encodes MLALDKPLLIEGPAGVGKTESAKVLAQALGTRLIRLQCYEGLDASSALYEWNYPKQMLRIRLTDAGSATLEQREAEIFGEGFLLKRPLLEAITQDNSPVLLIDEVDRADEAFEAFLLELLAEFQITVPELGTIRARHRPHVILTSNRSRELSDALRRRCLYLWQDYPAREQELQILNARLPGISERLAGQIVDVMAALRALPFHKVPGVAETLDWALALMSLHAGQLDARTVRRTRGCIFKAREDWTLLEGKISELEPIWNQAIGERQPAPESDFGYGNVSVRR